GACCGAGCctgaacgttgcgcgattcgaacgCCAAGAATCGCGGATAGCAACCGTTAGCAACGAGATAAACAACGTCGCGGATGTTATTGTTTACAGTCAGTCTGCTTATGTCAGCTCATGAGCTGAGTTGTATACGATTAAATAAAGAGAGTTCGAGTTTGAGTtacgcttttttaaataacgagTTGTTATTTACGTTAACCTGTACCCGGTCATAACAATATAATAGACGTGCAACATTTCAAGGCTCAGGTGAACGAACGCAGGTATAATAGCTAGTTAATGACTTTAGCGCATTCGCTGCTTTACCGCAACCCATCAATCTTTCATACACAGAAATTTATTACTACCGACAAGTGCAGTATGTACGCTTTAAATATCTAATATACGGTTTTCAGTTGAGTTCTAAacttgattattttatttatatacatttgATAACAAGTAAAAGTACCTTAAAAAATACTTGTtacttaatttttaaattaaaaattattatgaaatcaAAATTCATTACAATACTGCGAACTTCAAATTTTAACCAATTTGTATATTACAAAATTGAACAGATATCAATAATTTTCCCAAGATTTCTGATAACGACATCAGTTCTTGTCGCGTACGCgtcagtatatatatatatatatatatatatatatatatatatatatatatatatatatatatattcgcatACGGATACTATACCAAGTTTCACAGCTTCTCTCATTGATATACAGTCACTTAAATACGTGTCTATGTGAAACCAGTTATTTTAAACAGCTTCGTTTTAAACTCAGATACGCATCTGTCACTGTGCGCTCACAAAGCTTTGCTGCGCAATCTATtctatttatattaatttttaatctctTAATACAAAGATAAGTTACTTACACATTGTGCATAATGTACATTCGCCTAATGTTACTGTGTGGACTATACAATTGTACTTACGATATGTCTCTTGAAATCAGTCAGTataaattaatcaatttttcaaacaataaaGTATTTTGTGCATACCACTTTTTGCAGGTTCTGTAATCTCGCACTGaatattagttttttttgtaAGAGTAGCAGAAAACAGGTGAAAGGTAGGCTGTGTCTGTATACATAATAGAAGAATACTTTCTATAAGTGGATGTGGCACCAATCATTGAATTGTCCATTGAATAGACTAGTTTCAAATGTagcattaaatatttaaaaaaatctagTATTATGTAGCTACAGAAAATAGCGATATGGGTAACATTGAAAGTCCCACACTGTTACTATGTTATAATAATGTGTACCTCATAAGGTTCTCAGCGCAGTTGTAATACGATGTCTTacgtgaaaataatttttttattttggaaataaaaatgatttatgtTGTTTGATTTAATTTGTTTGCAGTTAACATAATGGATTCAATTGCTCCAATCCTTCATACAAAGCTATTTTTGGTGACTGCTCTCATCACAGtgatttatatgtatttcaaGTTTGTCATTTACGGTTATTGGAAAAGGAGAGGGATTCCACATGCCCCTCCCATAATACCTGTTGGAAATGCTTTTCCACTCATCTCCGGAAAAGTATCAATaggtaaaaatttaattgtatatttttgttcTGTTAATTGatgcaattaaaaattttttgcagGAAATTTAATGAGACAGAAATATAACGAGGGTAAAAAATACCCTGTATATGGCATCTACATGTTCCATAAACCTATATTACTCATCAACGATCCCAATGTGATTcaattgattttgataaaggaatttaacaaattttgtaATCGCGGTCTGTACTTCAACGATAAAGTGGACACACTTTctctgaatttattttttctgccAGGAGAACGATGGAGACAATTAAGAACCAAGTTAACTCCTACATTCACATCTGGTAAATTGAAGCAAATGTATCCCTTACTTCTGGAAATCGGCGACAATTTAATACGAGTATGCGATCAAATCATCAAAAAAGACAACATTGTCGAATTTAAAGATTTGATTGGAaggtataaaaatcaacaTACATCTAACGCAAATTTGTTGTCTtgactttttaattatttttatattattttttttttaactcagATATACAACTGATAGTATTTCTTCAATAGCATTTGGAGTTGATTGTCAAAGTTTAGATAATGGCTCCAGCGAGTTCCAAAAGCATGGAATTATGGTTTTTGATCTACCTCCTAGTAAAATTGCATCAGCAGTTTTTGCTCCAATTATTCTAGATATATTtagaattcctgtattcaacAATACAATTACTCAATTCTTTGTGAAAACGTTTAATGATGTATTAGAAGAAAGACGTCGcaataaaataacaagaaaagactttttaaattcattaatGCAACTATTGGACAAGGGTTCGCTAGACGAAGACAaagatttaaaacaaaaagataataataatagtgcAAATGGTAAAGCAATAAACTTA
The sequence above is a segment of the Nasonia vitripennis strain AsymCx chromosome 3, Nvit_psr_1.1, whole genome shotgun sequence genome. Coding sequences within it:
- the CYP6CK10 gene encoding cytochrome P450 6CK10; translation: MYIRLMLLCGLYNCTYDMSLEIINIMDSIAPILHTKLFLVTALITVIYMYFKFVIYGYWKRRGIPHAPPIIPVGNAFPLISGKVSIGNLMRQKYNEGKKYPVYGIYMFHKPILLINDPNVIQLILIKEFNKFCNRGLYFNDKVDTLSLNLFFLPGERWRQLRTKLTPTFTSGKLKQMYPLLLEIGDNLIRVCDQIIKKDNIVEFKDLIGRYTTDSISSIAFGVDCQSLDNGSSEFQKHGIMVFDLPPSKIASAVFAPIILDIFRIPVFNNTITQFFVKTFNDVLEERRRNKITRKDFLNSLMQLLDKGSLDEDKDLKQKDNNNSANGSALGKISLSEAIGQAFIFYLAGFETTSSTITYCLYELALNPEIQEKVQAEIDEFSKRDGGITYEIMSNDMKYLHMVFLETLRKHPSIPFLNRECIEDCDIPNTNFRIEKGTKLLICMNAMHRDPDIFPDPEKFDPFRFTKENIASRQPYTYLPFGDGPRACIGIRFGMLQTKIALIGLLSNYNFSVCEKTSIPVMYARRSFTQTPEYGIYLKTEKRNKSTFLYKNRQ